The Malus sylvestris chromosome 12, drMalSylv7.2, whole genome shotgun sequence genome contains a region encoding:
- the LOC126593068 gene encoding uncharacterized protein LOC126593068 codes for MDMEEELMDNLNITFEDSLDLEERFDNNIHLVGRLIADNEPSQTVVKETLKSAWNKMGVVRVQRAKANIYAITVGDEQVAKKILEGNPWFIRDYTFSVKLWPSFHSLDDIEADRAVYWIQAHGIPRNYCTVKNARSLGAKMGAVLEVEDPAEVGFRGFLRLRVDFDACRPLITCCSVPCPARGSYTIRFKYEGLRIFCYQCGRLGHSSACPRPAPLSMEGGTRFNGDLRAAPASRANSMLFPQRRGAATTGARENHWIRKWEQCDGGFYGLPDSEMDIPANRYLQRRKAEEQVNMATTCTDMRQNCTAVTGTSAGLVSRSNQERTLHLAGTNSEAGHIPKLRLDTRPDYGHMWHPDSYGTHFTNGTLTIAVNGLSLEKNWCDPNRIPPWAFENVDGLLLDAEEVRARPTNFTVKDCFPPGTIISDVNAQSLAAAAQMVQASNVDVRRQVDPSVETMRNGETNQGPMDEVNTQQKGNPKKGGRNDVELLTPQTKKQKTLRHPNYGRPLHLSNLKKKSSRLRGRNRGGRSTATSYVDLEQQEGQWCEVVVSPSKEMEEAERCGLLGRGSETTRLGSSVEADDVQPRRQP; via the coding sequence ATGGATATGGAGGAGGAGTTGATGGACAACCTTAATATTACCTTTGAAGACAGTTTAGATTTGGAGGAAAGATTTGACAACAACATCCATTTGGTGGGGAGACTAATTGCAGATAATGAACCTTCCCAAACGGTGGTAAAGGAGACTCTCAAGTCAGCTTGGAACAAAATGGGGGTGGTCAGGGTTCAAAGGGCCAAAGCAAATATATATGCCATCACAGTTGGAGATGAGCAGGTCGCCAAAAAAATTCTGGAAGGCAACCCCTGGTTTATCCGGGATTATACTTTTTCTGTGAAACTCTGGCCATCTTTTCACTCCCTTGACGACATTGAAGCGGATCGAGCTGTTTATTGGATACAGGCTCATGGGATACCCAGGAACTACTGTACAGTGAAAAATGCTAGAAGTCTGGGGGCAAAAATGGGAGCAGTTCTTGAAGTTGAAGACCCAGCAGAGGTGGGCTTTCGGGGTTTCTTGAGATTAAGAGTAGACTTTGATGCTTGCCGGCCATTGATTACATGCTGCTCAGTGCCATGCCCAGCTCGGGGCTCCTATACTATCCGATTCAAGTATGAAGGATTGAGAATTTTCTGCTACCAATGTGGGAGATTGGGCCACTCAAGTGCATGTCCTCGTCCGGCGCCACTGTCTATGGAGGGTGGAACTCGATTTAATGGTGATCTCCGGGCCGCACCTGCATCCAGGGCAAATTCTATGTTATTTCCACAAAGAAGGGGAGCAGCGACGACCGGGGCTCGTGAAAACCATTGGATAAGAAAATGGGAACAATGTGATGGTGGTTTCTACGGCCTGCCGGACTCGGAAATGGACATCCCGGCGAACAGATACTTGCAACGTCGGAAGGCGGAGGAACAGGTCAACATGGCAACAACATGTACTGACATGAGGCAGAATTGCACTGCAGTGACAGGTACGTCTGCAGGGCTGGTCTCCCGCTCTAACCAGGAAAGGACACTACACCTGGCAGGGACAAACTCTGAGGCTGGGCATATTCCCAAATTGCGATTGGACACACGACCTGATTACGGGCATATGTGGCACCCAGACAGTTATGGGACCCATTTTACAAACGGAACTCTTACTATTGCTGTTAACGGGCTCTCTCTGGAGAAAAACTGGTGTGACCCAAATAGGATTCCCCCATGGGCCTTTGAAAATGTTGATGGGCTGCTTCTGGATGCGGAGGAGGTGCGGGCCAGGCCCACAAATTTTACTGTGAAGGATTGTTTCCCCCCAGGAACAATTATTTCGGACGTGAATGCCCAAAGCCTGGCAGCGGCGGCCCAGATGGTCCAGGCTTCAAATGTTGATGTCCGGAGGCAGGTGGATCCTAGTGTGGAAACAATGAGGAATGGGGAAACTAACCAAGGCCCAATGGATGAGGTTAATACTCAACAGAAAGGAAATCCAAAAAAAGGGGGGAGAAATGATGTGGAGCTCCTTACTCCacaaacaaaaaagcaaaagacACTGAGACACCCTAACTACGGGCGCCCTTTACATCTCTCAAACCTGAAGAAGAAAAGCTCTAGACTTAGAGGAAGGAATAGAGGGGGGAGATCCACGGCGACCAGCTATGTGGACCTCGAGCAGCAGGAGGGCCAATGGTGCGAGGTGGTGGTCAGCCCTTcaaaggaaatggaagaagCAGAGAGATGCGGGTTGCTGGGCAGAGGAAGTGAAACAACAAGACTTGGATCATCGGTGGAGGCTGACGATGTTCAGCCCCGCCGACAGCCATGA